A window from Ignavibacteriota bacterium encodes these proteins:
- a CDS encoding UDP-glucose/GDP-mannose dehydrogenase family protein: MKISVIGTGYVGLVSGTCFAEMGNDVICVDNNPQKLAQLKKAEVPIYEPGLDLLFYRNIAKNRLHFTDDLKSAVLDCEVIMLCLPTPQGEDGSADLKYVYGIADEIGKILSENPGHDFKIIANKSTVPVGTSAAVTKILKKYNIENFEVVSNPEFLREGFAVDDFMKPDRIVIGASTDAAMNKMKSLYYPFVLKGSSIIEMNPESSEVTKYAANSYLAMRITYMNELANFCEVVGANIDLVRKGMGSDTRIGKRFLYAGIGYGGSCFPKDVNALIKTSKEKGSEMRLLTLVDQVNKDQKQVIVKKILKHFGDNIQGMKFAVWGLAFKPNTDDMREAPSVVIIEELLKRGATVTAYDPEAMENAKFYLQDRVEYAEDQYKAVNGANALLVLTEWNEFNNPDLEQVKSLLAKPIIFDGRNVFNRRKTKELGFTHYSIGKTPIVQ, translated from the coding sequence ATGAAAATTTCAGTTATTGGAACTGGGTATGTTGGATTAGTATCCGGAACTTGTTTTGCAGAAATGGGAAATGACGTAATTTGTGTTGATAATAATCCTCAAAAACTTGCTCAGCTAAAAAAAGCAGAAGTCCCAATTTATGAACCTGGATTAGATTTATTATTTTACAGAAATATTGCAAAAAACAGACTTCATTTTACCGATGATTTAAAATCAGCAGTTTTGGATTGTGAAGTAATTATGCTTTGTCTGCCTACTCCACAAGGTGAAGATGGATCAGCGGATTTAAAATATGTTTACGGAATTGCTGATGAAATTGGTAAAATTTTAAGTGAAAATCCCGGACATGATTTTAAAATTATTGCAAATAAAAGTACAGTTCCGGTTGGAACATCAGCAGCAGTTACAAAAATCCTAAAAAAATATAACATTGAAAATTTTGAAGTTGTATCTAATCCAGAATTTTTAAGAGAAGGATTTGCCGTTGATGATTTTATGAAACCTGATAGAATTGTAATTGGAGCTTCAACTGATGCGGCAATGAATAAAATGAAATCACTTTATTATCCTTTTGTGTTAAAAGGAAGTTCAATAATTGAAATGAATCCGGAAAGCTCTGAAGTAACTAAATATGCTGCAAATTCATATTTGGCAATGAGAATTACGTATATGAATGAATTGGCAAATTTCTGTGAAGTTGTTGGAGCAAATATCGATTTGGTTAGAAAAGGTATGGGTTCTGATACAAGAATAGGGAAACGATTTTTATATGCCGGAATTGGTTACGGTGGATCTTGTTTTCCAAAGGATGTTAATGCTCTTATAAAAACTTCCAAAGAAAAGGGTTCTGAAATGAGATTACTAACACTTGTAGATCAAGTTAATAAAGATCAAAAACAAGTGATTGTTAAGAAAATACTCAAACATTTTGGCGATAATATTCAAGGAATGAAATTTGCTGTTTGGGGCTTAGCTTTTAAACCAAATACAGATGATATGCGAGAAGCGCCATCTGTTGTAATTATTGAAGAATTGTTAAAACGTGGAGCAACAGTTACAGCATATGATCCGGAAGCTATGGAAAATGCTAAATTCTATTTACAAGATAGAGTTGAATATGCTGAAGATCAATATAAAGCTGTAAATGGTGCAAATGCATTATTGGTTTTAACTGAGTGGAATGAATTTAATAATCCGGATTTAGAACAAGTTAAATCTTTACTTGCAAAACCTATTATTTTCGACGGACGAAATGTATTCAATAGAAGAAAAACAAAAGAATTAGGTTTTACTCATTACAGTATTGGAAAAACTCCAATTGTTCAATAA
- the rfbC gene encoding dTDP-4-dehydrorhamnose 3,5-epimerase: MKKVDTSFRDLFIIEPDIFKDDRGYFFESFSEKKYLELGINLKFVQDNISFSSYGTIRGLHYQVGEFAQGKLCQVLFGKVLDFAVDIRFNSPTFGKSFGIELSQENKKQLWIPPGFAHGFSVLSETAIFSYKCTNYYSKSDERCILFNDSNLRINWGIKNPIISDKDLMGVNFEEIKQDFNY, translated from the coding sequence TTGAAAAAAGTTGACACTTCATTCCGTGATCTATTTATTATTGAACCGGATATTTTTAAAGATGATAGAGGTTATTTTTTTGAATCATTTTCGGAAAAAAAATATTTAGAATTGGGTATTAATCTGAAATTTGTTCAAGATAATATTTCGTTTTCAAGTTATGGAACAATAAGAGGTTTGCATTATCAAGTTGGTGAATTTGCACAAGGAAAATTGTGTCAAGTTTTATTTGGTAAAGTTTTAGATTTTGCTGTTGATATTAGGTTTAATTCACCAACATTTGGAAAAAGTTTTGGTATAGAATTATCCCAAGAAAATAAAAAACAATTATGGATTCCGCCGGGTTTTGCACACGGATTTTCCGTATTATCAGAAACAGCAATATTTAGTTATAAATGTACAAATTATTATAGCAAATCTGATGAAAGATGCATTTTATTTAATGATTCAAACCTAAGAATAAACTGGGGAATTAAAAATCCGATTATATCTGATAAAGATTTAATGGGCGTAAATTTCGAAGAAATTAAGCAAGATTTTAATTATTAA
- the galE gene encoding UDP-glucose 4-epimerase GalE: protein MKVLVTGGAGYIGSHFVKILNEKNIEVVVLDNLSRGHKEAIPNNVKLEIVDLLDYQNLNRVFHNQNFDAVVHFAAFAYVGESVENPNLYYENNVVGSYNLLKACLQNTVKKFVFSSTCSLYGNPEIVPISENQKTNPINPYAQTKLMIENMLKDFDNSYGLKYVALRYFNAAGADFSGEIGESHNPEPHLIPIVLNTALGLREKVLIFGDDYETKDGTCIRDYIHINDLGDAHFKAIEYLKNDENSNIFNLGTGEGNSVKEIINSAERITNLKIKYEIVDRREGDPAILVADNKKAKEILGWNSRYNLDEILQSAFNWHKNKRY, encoded by the coding sequence ATGAAAGTTTTAGTAACTGGTGGTGCAGGATATATTGGTTCTCACTTTGTAAAAATATTGAATGAGAAAAACATAGAAGTTGTGGTACTAGATAATTTGAGCAGAGGTCATAAAGAAGCAATTCCAAATAATGTTAAATTGGAAATTGTTGATTTATTGGATTATCAAAATTTAAATCGGGTTTTTCACAATCAAAATTTTGATGCAGTTGTTCATTTTGCTGCTTTTGCATATGTTGGTGAATCTGTTGAAAACCCAAATCTATATTATGAAAATAATGTTGTTGGAAGTTATAATTTACTTAAGGCATGTTTACAAAATACTGTTAAGAAATTTGTTTTTTCTTCAACATGTTCACTTTATGGAAATCCTGAAATAGTTCCAATTTCTGAAAATCAAAAAACAAATCCAATAAATCCTTATGCGCAGACAAAATTAATGATTGAAAATATGTTGAAAGATTTTGATAATTCATACGGATTAAAATATGTTGCTTTGAGATATTTTAATGCAGCTGGTGCTGATTTTAGCGGAGAAATTGGTGAAAGTCATAATCCCGAACCTCACTTAATTCCAATAGTTTTGAACACAGCATTAGGCTTAAGAGAAAAAGTTTTAATTTTTGGCGATGATTATGAAACCAAAGACGGAACTTGTATAAGAGATTATATTCACATCAATGATTTAGGTGATGCACATTTTAAAGCAATTGAATATTTAAAAAATGACGAAAATAGCAATATTTTTAATTTGGGAACCGGCGAAGGAAATTCAGTTAAAGAAATTATAAATTCTGCAGAAAGAATAACAAATCTCAAAATCAAATATGAAATTGTTGATAGAAGAGAAGGCGATCCGGCAATTCTTGTAGCTGATAATAAAAAAGCTAAAGAAATTTTAGGCTGGAATTCACGATATAATTTAGATGAAATTTTACAATCAGCTTTTAATTGGCACAAAAATAAAAGGTATTAA
- a CDS encoding MarR family transcriptional regulator — MNITKSQAIEMSELTCRLSRACNKKESSFAALFNLTPTELKCLRMFAKKSTVSIKEMIDELEISAGRVTHILTSLEEKKYIVRRIDNLDKRNHLVDLTPESKKFISLLTKKHIELHQNILNNFEIEKQEFVAVIMKELINALELWSDSNKQKLGEE; from the coding sequence ATGAATATTACAAAATCACAAGCAATAGAAATGTCTGAATTGACTTGCAGACTTTCTCGCGCATGCAACAAAAAAGAAAGTAGTTTTGCAGCTCTTTTTAATCTTACTCCAACTGAATTAAAATGTTTACGAATGTTTGCAAAAAAATCTACTGTTTCAATCAAAGAAATGATTGACGAATTAGAAATAAGTGCTGGAAGAGTAACACATATTTTAACAAGTTTGGAAGAAAAAAAATATATTGTTAGAAGAATTGATAATTTAGATAAGAGAAATCACCTTGTTGATTTAACTCCGGAAAGTAAAAAGTTTATTAGTCTTCTTACCAAAAAACATATTGAACTACATCAAAATATTTTAAATAATTTTGAAATTGAAAAACAAGAATTTGTTGCTGTAATTATGAAAGAATTAATTAATGCTTTAGAACTATGGAGTGATTCGAACAAACAAAAGTTAGGCGAAGAATAA